GGTGCAGGGCTTCGAAGCGGGCGGGCACCGCGGCTTGTTCACCGACGACGCGACAAACCCGGCCGGCGGTGAGCAGTACGGCCTGCTGGCCCTGCTACGCCTGATCTCCGCGCGCACGAGCCTGCCCCTGGTCGCCTCGGGCGGGCTGGTGCACGGCGCCGACGTGGCGGCCGTACTCGCGGCCGGGGCGTCGGCGGCCCAGCTGGGCACGGCCTTCCTGCAAACCCCGGAAGCCGGCACGCCGTCCGCGCAACGCCGGGCGCTCGCGGAGGCGGGCCGGCTGACGGCGTTCACCCGCGCCTTCAGCGGCCGTCCGGCGCGGGGCCTGGTCAACCGCGTGCTGAGCGACCTCTCGGCCCACGCGCCCGCCGCATACCCGCAGCTGCACCACATCAGCAAGCCCATCCGCGCGGCCGCCGCCCGCGCCGACGACCCCGAGGCGATGTCGCTGTGGGCCGGCCAGACCTACCCACTCGCCGACGACGGATCCGCCGCCTCGGTGATGGAACGCCTGCGCGCCGAGGCCAAGGCGGCCGCCGCCCGCCTCGACCGCCTGGGCTGACAACACCCCCGCGCCCCCTCCACCCCACCCCACCCCAATGCGGCGTTCGTTGCGTTGAGCGCACCGAACGCCACATTGGTTGCGTTGAGCGCACCGAACGCCACATTGGGGTGCTTTCCCCACCGCCCAAGGTGACAGGACAACACAACCCGAAGTGCACCCAGCCCCCACCCAGCACCTCGATCCTCGCGCCCTTCACGATTCTGGGCCACTGTCAAGGCACGGCACGCTTTCCCGCCTTGACAGTGGCCCAGAACCGTAGAAACACTAAAAATCGGGGTGCCCGTCACCCCCACCTCCGGCAATGGTGCGCTCCGCGCGCCGAGCCGAACTCACCACACCTCAGTCCGAAGTGGACTCACCCTGATCGCCACGCGCCAACACCGAATGCCGACGGCTGTACCCGAAATACACACCCATCCCGATCGCGAACCAGATCGCGAACCTCAACCACGTCTCCGGCTTCAAGAACGTGATCAACCAGATCGAGAACACCACCCCGATGATCGGCACCACCGGCATCCCGGGCGTCCGGAACGTCCGCGGCAGGTCCGGCCGCTTGTACCGCAACACGATCACCGCGATACACACCACCACGAACGCCAGCAGGATCCCGATGTTCGTCAGCTCGGCCGCCTCGCCGATCGGCAGGAACCCGGCGATGATCGCCGAGGCCACGCCGAGGATCCACGTCGTACGCGTGGGCACCTTGCGCACCGGGTGCGTCTTGCCGAACCACTTGGGCAGCAGGCCGTCGCGGCTCATCGAATAGCCGACGCGCGTGGCGCCGAGCAGGAACGTGAACAGCACGGTCAGGATGCCGATGATGGCGCCGACCGCGATCACCGCGCCCAGCCAGCCCAGCCCGACCGACGCGAACGCGCTGGAGAACGCCGCTTCGGGGTCGATGTCCTTGAAGTTCACCATGCCGGTCAGCACGAGGCACGCGAAGACGTAGAGCACCATCGAGATAGCGAGCGAGTAGAGGATCGCCTTCGGCATGTGCTTCTGGGAGTCCTTCGACTCCTCGGCCGCGGTGGACATGGCGTCGTATCCGAAGACCGCGAAGAAGACGGTGGCCGCACCCGTGAACGCGCCGCTGATGCCGAAGGGGAAGAAGTTGCTGTAGTTGCCCGTCTTGATGTGGAAGGCGCCGACCACGATCACCAGCACCACGAGCGCGACCTTGAGGTACACCAGCAGCGTCTCGAACCGCGCCGCGTTTTTCATGCCCTGGTTGAGGATGAACGCGATGAGCAGGCACAGCACCACGGCGAACAGGTTCACCACGTACGAGCCGTGCGCCACACCGTCGGGTTCCGTGCCCGGCGCGCCCGACATCCATTGCGGCAGCGAGACGTGCAGGAAGCCGAGCAGGTCGTTGAAGTAGCCGGAGATGCCGATGGCCACCACCGCCACGATCGCGGTGTACTCCAGCAGCAGGTCCCAGCCGATGAACCACCCGACGATCTCGCCGAGCACCGCGTAGCCGTAGGTGTAGGCCGAGCCGGCGCGCGGGATCAGGCCGGCGAACTCCGCGTACGAGAACGCCGCCGCGGCGCTCGCGATGCCCGCGATGAGGAACGAGATCAGCACGGCGGGGCCGGCCGTCTGGTTGGCCACCGCGCCCGCCAGCGAGAAGATCCCGGCGCCGATGATGCCGCCGACGCCGATGGCCGTCAGCTGGCGCAGGCCCAGCGTGCGTTGCAGCCCGTCACCGCCGCTCTCGATCGTCTCGATCGGTTTGCGCCGGAAGATGCCGGACCCTGTTCCCAGGCTGCGCGGAGCGGACATCGATGTCTCCTCATACGTCGTGAACCGAGCCCGGATCACGGGCTCTGGCAGCGCACCGTACTAGGCCGTGTCCGCTGTGTCACCGATGTTCGAAAGTGGGCGGGATCTCACTTGATCCACGGACAAGCGATCCCTGGTTCGGCGCGGCGCGCGCGACAACGATCGGGGAAGAACGACCACGAAGGAGCGCAGCATGCCGTTCGCGAATTTCAAGGTGCCCGCCGGATCTCTCACGCCGGAGCAGAAGGAACTGATCGTGCACCGCACCACCGACCTGTACGCCGAGATCTACGGCGAGCAGGCGCGCCCGAACACGATGGTCCTCGTCGAGGAGGTCGCCGACGGCGGCTGGGGCATCGGCGACCACGTGCTCACCCTCGCTCAGCTCCAAGGCGACTGAACGCCGGACCTCAGCCGGCTGCCGTGTCCTCCGCGGCCTGCGAAGCCGCGCGGGCCGGGCGTTGCACGTCGCCGGAGCGGACGGCGCCGGCGGTGAAGAAGGTGAGGAGCTCGGCGATCTCGGGAGGGTCGTCGAGCTGAGGGCAGTGGCCCCAGTCCTCGCGGACGAGGAGGCGGCTGTGCGGCACGAGGGTGTGCAGGCGGCGCCCGGCGGCCGAGGAGACGAGCTTGTCCTTGCCGCAGGCCACGACCAGGAGCGGGGCGTGCACGCGGTCGAGCTGGTAGGCGTCGGCGAGTTCGGTGACGAGCTGGCGCGCCTGCTCGAGGCGGGAGGTGGTGGCGCGGTAGTCGGGGAAGAGCGTGGTGAAGCGGCGTACCTGGCCGGCGTCGGCGGTGCCCGCGTCGGCATACAGCAGGCGGGGTACGACCTGCTCGGCGACCGCGCGGACCAGGAAGCCGGGTACGGGCAGGGGGAGCGCGGAGTACAGCCGCAGCGGCAACGGGTTGCGCGCGACCGTGCGGACGAGCCACGAGTCGACGAAGCCGGGCGCGGCGATCGACACGACGCCGACGAGCGGCAGCCGCGGGTTCTGCGCCGCGCGCAGGCTGAGCGTGCCGCCGAGGGAGTTGCCGGCGAGCACGACAGGTCCGAGCACGGCCTGCTCGCGCACCACGGCGGCGGCGAACGCGTCGAGCTGGGGGAGCATTGGGCCCGGGCGCAGGGGCTGGGCGTCGCCGAAACCGGGCAGGTCCACGGCGACGGCCGCGATGCCCGCGGCCGCGAGCTCGGCCAGCACGGGACGCCAGGTGTCGGCGCTGTCGCAGTAACCGTGGAGCAGCACCAGCCGGGGTGCGCAGGCTTTTTCGGTGCCACGCTTGCGTGGCCGCTTGGGCGCCTCGGCTCCCACCACCGGTGGACCGACTTCGAGCACCCGCGTCCGAACTCCGGCGAAGCGCCGGAAGGAGACCCGGACGGCATCCGGTTCGCTGCTGGGCCGGCCGCCCCGGACAGCGGGTGCGGGCCGCTTCGATGCGGTCATGTCTACAGGTTAACCGTTCAAGGTCGAGTTCTGGTCGAACATCGGGGGTAACAAGCCGATTGCGAACTCGGGGTGTTGACGGTTAACGGAATGCGGCGTACAAGCACCGGCCTGGGCTGATCCGTGACGGAAAAGCCCAGGCCGGAGGAGTTCTGTCGGCTCAGCGGGTGAAGACGATCTTGCCGGCGGTCTCGCCGTCGAGCATTGCGCGGAAGCCGTCCGCGGCGTCTTTGAGGGGTAGTTCTGTGCCGATCCGGGGCTTGATCCCCTTGAGGTCGAGGTAGCTCAGCATGTCGGCCAGCTCGTCACGGGTGCCCATGGTCGAGCCGGCGACGCGCAGCTGCAGGAAGAACACGCGCTGCAGATCAGCCGACGGGTCCGGGCCGCTCGTGGATCCCGACACCACCACGATGCCGCCCGGCTTGAGCGACTTGAGGGTGTGCGCCCACGTGGCCTTGCCCACGGTCTCGAACACCGCGTCGACGCGCTCGGGCAGCCGCGCGCCGGACTCGAACGTCTGGTGCGCGCCGACGCTTTCGGCCACCGCGCGCTTCTCCTCGCTGCGGCCGGTCACCCACACGCGGAAGCCCGCCGCGCGCCCGAGCGCGATCAGCGCCGTGGACACGCCGCCGGAGGCGCCCTGCACCAGCATCGTCTGGCCGGGGCGCAGGCCGGACTTCACGAACAGCATCCGGTATGCGGTGAGCCACGCCGTGCCCATCGTCGCGGCTTCGGGGAAGGTGAGGCCGGCCGGCTTGGGCACCACGTTGCGCGCGGGCACCACGACCTGCTCGGCGAACGTGCCCTGGTGCTTCTCGGTCAGCAGGGTGCGTTTCGGGTCGAGCGTGTCGTCGCCCTGCCAGCCCGGGGCGTTGACCACGGAGTGGAGCACGACCTCGGAGCCGTCGTCGAGCGTGCCGGCGCCGTCGCAGCCCAGGATCATCGGGAACTGGTCGGGCTTGATGCCGACACCACGCAGCGTCCACAGGTCGTGCATGTTGAGGCTGGCGGCCTTGACGTGCACCCGGACCCAGCCTTCGGGCACCTCGGGCTCGGGCCGCTCGCCGGCGACAAGAGAGTCGAGCGGGGCCTCGGCGTTGGGTTCCTTCGCGTATACGGCGAACATGGCAGCAACCTACCGCCCCTGGGCGCGCCGACGCAGCCTGGCGCGCGTAGGCTCACACCCGTGTTCAACGGGCTGGCCGACTGGTGGGACGGGGTCGAGCTGTGGCTCGCCCAGGCTTGGTTCCCCGTCCAGTTCGTGCTGGTCATGGTCGTGGTCGTACCGCTGTGCCTGCTCTTCGCGTGGGTCATCGACAAGCTGGTGGGCCGCTTCGCGCGCTGGTTCGGCCCGGCCCGCGACGACGACAACCCGCCCTCTTAGGCTCACTCACCATGGTCAACCGTAGGCGGATCACCGCCGCACTCGTCGGTCTCCTCGTGCTGGTGCTCGCGGGCTGGCTCGTGAAGGAGAACGTCGGGGACTCGTCCTCGTCGGCCCCCGCCACGCCGAGCAGCTCCGCCCCGGCCGGTGCTTCGGGCGTCGCCGCGAAGTTGCCCGGCGGCGACTCCGGGTTGCCGGTGAAACCGTTGTCCGGCTTGCCTTCACAGGCGCGCGACACGTGGAAGCTGATCGAGGCAGGCGGGCCGTACCCCTATCCGCGCAACGACAACGTCGTGTTCGAGAATCGTGAGAAAGTGCTGCCGCGGAAGCAATCGGGTTACTACCACGAGTTCACGGTAACCACGCCGAAGAGCCCCGACCGCGGCCCGCGCCGCCTGGTCACCGGGCAGGCCAAGGAACTGTTCTACACCGACGACCACTACGCGTCGTTCGTCGTCGTGGACCCGAACCGGTGACGCCGGCCGACGAGGCGAAGGCCGCCGCGGACGAGGCCTTCGCGCGGGGCGCGTACCCGCACCTGGTCAACGGCGGCACGGTGGACAAGGCCTCCACGCTCGACGCGATCGCGAAGGCGATGTCCTTCCCGGACTACTTCGGCCGCAACCTCGACGCGTTGTACGACATGCTCACGGACCTGTCGTGGCTGCCCGCGGGCGAGCACGTGCTGATCTGGCGCGGCTCGGAAGCCTTGCGCCAGGCCGAACCGAAGAACTACCTGGCGATCCGCAGCGTGCTGTCCGACGCTCAGCGCGCGCTCGGCCCGGTGGACGGCAAAGCGGATTCCTGGCAGCTGACGGTCGTTCTGGCCGACTCGTAACGCCCCGCACCCCAATGCGGCTTTGGGTGCGCTCAACGCAACCAACGCCGCATTGGGGTGGTCGGGCCCGGGCTCAGTCTGTGTGGTCTTCGGGGACCCAGTTCGGCTTGCGCTTCTGGGCGAAGGCGAGAATGCCTTCCTGGCCTTCCTCGCTGGCGAAGAAGCCGGCCGACAGTTCGTTCATCGCGGCGAAGCCTTCCGACGGCGTGGCCGGCCGCGGCTTGCTCAGCAAGGTTTTGGTCGCTGCCAACGCCTTCGGGCCGCCGAGCGTCAGCGACTTCAGGTACCGCGCCACGGTCTCGTCGAGCTCGGCGGCGGGCACCGCGGCGTTGAGCAGCCCGATCTCCACGGCCCTCTGCGCGTCGAACACGTCGCCGGTGAGGAACAGCTCGTGCGCGGCGCGGGGGTTCAGCCGCGGCAGCACCGTCAGCGAGATCACGGCCGGGATCACGCCGATGCGGACCTCGGAGAACGCGAACGTCGCCTCGGGCACCGCGACCGCGATGTCGCACGCGGCGATCATGCCGATGCCGCCGGCGCGGGCCGGGCCGGCCAGGCGCGCCACGACGGGCTTCGGGCTGGTCCAGAGCTGGTCGAGGATCTTCGGGAACTCGTTCACGCCCTGGGCGCCGGCTCCGGCGCCGCGGGCCTCCTTGAGGTCCATGCCGGCGCAGAACACCGGGCCGGTGTGTGTCAGGAGCACCACGCGCACGGCGTCGTCGGCGACTGCTTTGTCCAGCGACTCGGACAGTTCGCGGCGCAGCTGCGCGGACAGGGCGTTGCGGTTGTGCGGGGAGTCGAGGGTGATCGTGGCGGCGCCGCCCACCACGTCGTAGTGCACCAGTTCGTCAGCCATGGCACCACGATCGCACACGCGTGTGCGAGACCGCTGTGACGTGCGTCCGGGGCCGCCGGGACGGGGCGGCCCCCGACAGTGTTCAACCTCCGGCGGGTCAGCCGATGGCGGTGGTCGTGAAGACCGGGCTCGGCGACGGGAAGCACGCGGTCGGCGCCGAGATGTCGATCAGCTGGTTGACCACGGCGGTGAAGGTGAGGCCCGGGTCGGCATAGCTGGTGCCGGCCAGCTTCGTCTCGATGGTGCCGGACGCGCCCGCCGTGAGGTGCACGGTCACGGCCGGCAGCTCGAACGTCGCGCCGCCCGCGATCGGGCCCGCCCAAAACGCGTATCGGATTCAGCTTTATGTGCTGACCTGCGCAGGAGCGTGCTACTAAAGCGGTATCCGGGTCACGACGTCCGCGTAGCGGTGCAGCACGGCGGCCGCCACGCGCGGGTCGGTGCCCAGCGGTTCGGCGACGAACACGGCTCGGTCGGCCTCGCGGGCGTGCACCGCGATGCGGTCCGGCAGCAGTCCGGGCGCGAGGAACCACGACGCGACGACGATCCGCCGCACGCCCCGCGCCCGCAGCCGCGCCACCGCGGCGGGTACGTCGGGCTGCGCCGCGCTCGCGAACGCCTCGGTGACCGGCAGCCCCAGTTCGCCTTCCCAGCGGACGGCGAGGTCGGCCACGGCCGAGTTGGCCCCGGCGTTCGACGAACCGACGGCGCTCACCACGACCCCGTCGCCCGGGCCCAGGCCGGCGCCGGAGAGCCGGGCGAGCGCGACGCGCTCCAGCACCGGGTCCACGCCCAGCACCTCGGACACCCGCACGTCGAACCCCGGGCACTCCGCCTTGACCTCGGTGACGAGCGCGGGCAGGTCCACCCGCGCGTGGAACGCGCTGCCGAGCAGCAGCGGTACCACGACCGCGGCGCGGTGCCCCTGTGCGTAGAGCCTCCGCAGGACGTCGGTGACCCGCGGTTCCGAGAGATCCAGGAAGGACTCGTAGACCTCGATCCCCGGTGCCTGCACGCGCACGCGCTCCACGAGCCCCCGCACGGTCGCAGCCGAACGGGGGTCGCGGCTGCCGTGCGCGACGGGAACGAGGGGAGCCGTCACGGGAACCGTTCGCCGACCAGCCCGGCGGCGAGCGTGTCGCCGTCCTTCGGGTCGATCACGAGGAACGCGCCCGTACGCGGGCTGTCGGTGTAGTCGTCCACGCCCAGCGGTTCGGCCAGGTACAGCTCGACGCGGCCGATGTCGTTGAGGTCCAACGACTCCGGATCGTCCACACTGGACAACGTCTGCTCGTCGAAGCGCGCGGTGAGCTCGGTGACATTGGCCTGCACCGTGCGCGTGCCGTGCTTCACGAGCACGCGCGCGCCCGGCTTGAGCTGCTTCGACGAGAGCCAGCACAGCGTCGCGGTGAGCTCGTCGGTGACGCGGGGCTGACGATCGGCCACGGCGATGAGGTCGCCGCGGGAGATGTCGAGGTCGTCGGCCAGCAGCAGCGTCACGGACGTGCCGGCGCCCGCTTCGTCCAGCGGTCCGTCGGCGGTGTCGATGCGCTCGACCGTGCTGCGCAGCCCGGCGGGCAGCACGACGATCTCGTCGCCGGGCCGGACGGTGCCGGCGGCGATCTGCCCGGCGTAGCCGCGGTAGTCGAGGTGCTCGGGCGTGCGTGGCCGGATCACGTACTGCACGGGGAAGCGGAACGCCGCCTCGTGCGGGTCCGGTGCCACGGGCACGGTTTCCAGGTGTTCCAGCAGGGCCGGGCCGTCGTACCAGGGGGTGCGCTCGGAGGAGGTGGCGACGTTGTCGCCTTCGAGTGCGGAGACGGGGATGGTGACGACGGAGCCGTGCTCGTAGCCCAAAGATTCGGCGTGGGCGGTGAACTCCTTGGCGATGACGGAGAAGGTCTCTTCGTCGTAGTCGACGAGGTCGATCTTGTTCACCGCCAGCACCAGCCGCGGCACGCCCAGCAGCGCCAGCACCGCCGCGTGGCGGCGGGTCTGCTCCACGACCCCCTTGCGCGCGTCGACCAGCAGCACCGCGAGCTGCGCGGTGGAGGCGCCGGTGACCGTGTTGCGGGTGTACTGCACGTGCCCCGGGGTGTCGGCGAGGACGAACGAGCGGCGTGGGGTGGCGAAGTAGCGGTAGGCCACGTCGATGGTGATGCCCTGCTCCCGCTCCGAGCGCAGGCCGTCGACCAGCAGCGACAAGTCCGGTGTGGACAGTCCCTTGTCCACCGACGCGCGCGTGACCGCGTCGAGTTGGTCGGCCAGCACCGACTTCGTGTCGTACAACAGCCGCCCGACCAGGGTGGACTTACCGTCGTCGACGCTGCCCGCCGTGGCGAGCCTCAGCAGCGAACTCATCAGAAGTAGCCCTCCCGCTTGCGGTCTTCCATGGCCGCTTCCGACATCCGGTCATCCGCCCGCGTCGCCCCGCGCTCGGTCAGCCGCGACGCGGAGACCTCCGCGATCACGTCGGCCACGGTCACCGCGGTGGACTCGATCGCGCCGGTGCACGAGCCGTCGCCGACGGTGCGGTAGCGCACGGACAGTTCCTGCACCTGCTCGTCGGCGCGGGGGCCGCCCCAGGGGCCTTCGGTGAGCCACATGCCGTCGCGCTGGTAGACCTCGCGCTGGTGGGCGTAGTAGATCGAGGGCAGCTCGACCTTTTCGCGGGCGATGTAGTTCCACACGTCCGCTTCGGTCCAGTTCGACAGCGGGAAGACGCGGACCTGCTCGCCGGGCCGGTGACGGCCGTTGTAGAGGTTCCACAGCTCCGGGCGCTGCCGGCGCGGCTCCCACTGCCCGAACGAGTTGCGCAGGCTGAAGATCCGCTCCTTGGCCCGCGCGCGTTCTTCGTCGCGGCGGCCGCCGCCGAACACCGCGTCGAACTTGTTCTCCGCGATCGTGTCCAGCAACGGCGTGGTCTGCAGCGGGTTGCGCATCCCGTCGGCGCGCTCTTCGAGGCGGCCGTCGTCGATCCAGTCCTGCACCTTCGCCACGACCAGGCGCAGCCCGTGCTTTTCGACGACGTGGTCGCGGAAGGCGATCACCTCGTCGAAGTTGTGCCCGGTGTCGACGTGCAGCAACGGAAACGGCACCGGCGCCGGCCAGAACGCCTTGATCGCCAAGTGCAACAGCAGCGTCGAGTCCTTGCCGCCGGAGAACAAGATCACCGGCCGGTCGAACTCACCCGCCACCTCACGGAAAATGTGGATGGCCTCGGATTCCAGTGCGGCGAGATTGTCGAACGCGATCGCGGCCGGGGTCTGGGGTTTGGCCCCAGAGGGCACAGTCAGAGTGGTCATCGGTCCCTTCCTCAGCCGTGCAGTCCGCACTCGGTCTTCGACTGGCCGGCCCAGCGGCCGCTGCGCGGGTTCTGCCCGGCCTCGACCTTCGCCGTGCACGGCGCGCAGCCGATGGACGGATAACCCACCGACACCAACGGGTTCTCGAGCACGCCGTGGTCGCGGATATAGCCGTTGAACTCGTCGTCGGTCCACGCGGCGAGCGGGTTGACCTTCACCAGGCCGTTGCGCTCGTCCCAGGTGACGATCGGGGTGTTCGCGCGCGTCGGTGCGTCCACGCGGCGCACGCCGGTGACCCACGCCGAGTACTTCGCCAGCGTGTCGCGCAGCGGCACGACCTTGCGCAGGAAACAACACTGGTTGGGGTCCCGGGCGAACAGGTCCTTGCCGTACTCGGTGTCCTGCTCGGCCACGCTCTGCTCGGCCTGCGCGTTGACGATCGTCACGTCGGGGTACACGGTCTGCACGGCGTCGCGCGTGCCGATCGTTTCCGGGAAGTGGTAACCGGTCTCGAGGAACAAAACGTCCACATCGGACTTGACCTGGGTGGCCAGGTCGATGAGCACGGCGTCCTGCATGTTCGACGCGACGATGAAGTCGTCGCCGAACTGCTCCACCGTCCAGCGCAGGGCTTCCTCCGCCGTGGCCTGGGCCAGCTCTTTCTCCGCGCGTTCGGCCAGGGTCCGGTAGTCAGCTGTGGCCGTCATCCGAGCGTCTCCTCCGGTAGGAACAGTCCGTGGAACTTCACCGAGAACCCGCGCCGGCAGGCACCGCAGAGCCAGCCGCCGTCCTCGGCGGGGCGCAGGTCCTCGTCACCGCAGAACGGGCAATAGTAGGGCACCGCCCGTTCCGTAGAGGTCACTGCAGCAGGCTTTCGTCGGCCCGCCCGGCCCACTGCGCGAACCGCTCGCCGGGCTCGCGGCCGTCGAGGTAGGCGCGGACCACGCGCTCGACGTAGTCCACCAGCTCGTCGGCGACGACCTTGTGCCCGCGCAGCTTGCGGCCGAACCCGGCGTCGAGGCCGAGCCCGCCGCCGAGGTGCACCTGGAAACCCTCGACCTGGCGGCCGTCGGCGTCGGTGACGATCTGGCCTTTCAGCCCGATGTCGGCGGTCTGGATGCGGGCGCAGGAGTTGGGGCAGCCGTTGAGGTGCACGCTGACGGGGTTCTCCAGGTCGCCCTGGACGTCGGCGAGGCGCTTCTCGAGGTCGGTCACCAGCGCCAGCGCGCGGGCCTTGGTCTCGACGATCGCGAGCTTGCAGAACTCCAGCCCGGTGCACGCCATCACGCTGCGCCGCCACGGCGAGGGCTTGGTGTGCAGGCCCAGCTCGGCGAGCTCGGTCTCCAGGCCCGGCACCTCGGACTCGGGCACGTCGAGGACCACGAGCTTCTGCTGCGGCGTCAGGCGCACGCGCGCCGAGCCCGCGCGTTCGGCGGCCTTGGCCACGGCCAGCAGCGTCTCGCCGTTCACGCGGCCGGCAACGGGCGCCGCGCCGACGTAGAACTTGCCGTCGACCTGCCGGTGCACGCCCACGTGGTCGATCGGGGCGGGCGGCACTTCGGGCGCGGGGCCGTCGAGCAGCGGGCGCTTGAGGTACTTCTCCTCCAGCACCTCGCGGAACTTGGCGGCGCCCCAGTCCTTGACCAGGAACTTGATGCGGGCGCGCGAGCGCAGGCGGCGGTAGCCGTAGTCGCGGAAGACGCTGATCACGCCTTCCCACACGTCCGGCACCTCGTCGCGCGGCACCCAGGCGCCGAGGCGCTGGCCGATCATCGGGTTGGTCGAGAGGCCGCCGCCGACCCAGACGTCGAAGCCCGGGCCGTGCTCGGGGTGGTTCACGCCGACGAACGCGACATCGTGGATCTCGTGCGCCACGTCCGCCTGGCCCGACACCGCCGTCTTGAACTTGCGCGGCAGGTTCGCGTACTGCGGGTCGCCGATGTAGCGGCGCTTGATCTCCTCGATGGCGGGCGTGCCGTCGATGATCTCGTCGGCCGCGATCCCGGCGACGGGCGAGCCGAGGATCACGCGGGGGCTGTCGCCGCACGCCTCCATGGTGGTCATGCCCGCGTTCTCGAGCTTCTGCCAGATCGTAGGCACGTCCTCGATCCGGATCCAGTGGTACTGGATGTTCTGCCGGTCGGTGATGTCGGCCGTGCCGCGCGCGTGTGTCTGCGAGATCTCCGCCAGTACGGCGAGCTGCTGCGTGGTGAGCATGCCGCCGTCGAGGCGCACACGCATCATGAAGTAGCGGGCGTCCAGCTCTTCGGGCTCGAGCGTGGCCGTGCGGCCGCCGTCGATGCCTTCCTTGCGCTGGGTGTAGAGGCCGAACCAGCGGAACCGGCCGCGCAGG
The sequence above is a segment of the Amycolatopsis sp. 2-15 genome. Coding sequences within it:
- the cysD gene encoding sulfate adenylyltransferase subunit CysD, whose amino-acid sequence is MTTLTVPSGAKPQTPAAIAFDNLAALESEAIHIFREVAGEFDRPVILFSGGKDSTLLLHLAIKAFWPAPVPFPLLHVDTGHNFDEVIAFRDHVVEKHGLRLVVAKVQDWIDDGRLEERADGMRNPLQTTPLLDTIAENKFDAVFGGGRRDEERARAKERIFSLRNSFGQWEPRRQRPELWNLYNGRHRPGEQVRVFPLSNWTEADVWNYIAREKVELPSIYYAHQREVYQRDGMWLTEGPWGGPRADEQVQELSVRYRTVGDGSCTGAIESTAVTVADVIAEVSASRLTERGATRADDRMSEAAMEDRKREGYF
- a CDS encoding phosphoadenylyl-sulfate reductase; the protein is MTATADYRTLAERAEKELAQATAEEALRWTVEQFGDDFIVASNMQDAVLIDLATQVKSDVDVLFLETGYHFPETIGTRDAVQTVYPDVTIVNAQAEQSVAEQDTEYGKDLFARDPNQCCFLRKVVPLRDTLAKYSAWVTGVRRVDAPTRANTPIVTWDERNGLVKVNPLAAWTDDEFNGYIRDHGVLENPLVSVGYPSIGCAPCTAKVEAGQNPRSGRWAGQSKTECGLHG
- a CDS encoding Insertion element protein, encoding MTSTERAVPYYCPFCGDEDLRPAEDGGWLCGACRRGFSVKFHGLFLPEETLG
- a CDS encoding nitrite/sulfite reductase, with amino-acid sequence MASPTRETPAKSRPRQKRGEGQWALGYREPLNPNERSKKDDNPLNARARIENIYARGGFDSIDPGDLRGRFRWFGLYTQRKEGIDGGRTATLEPEELDARYFMMRVRLDGGMLTTQQLAVLAEISQTHARGTADITDRQNIQYHWIRIEDVPTIWQKLENAGMTTMEACGDSPRVILGSPVAGIAADEIIDGTPAIEEIKRRYIGDPQYANLPRKFKTAVSGQADVAHEIHDVAFVGVNHPEHGPGFDVWVGGGLSTNPMIGQRLGAWVPRDEVPDVWEGVISVFRDYGYRRLRSRARIKFLVKDWGAAKFREVLEEKYLKRPLLDGPAPEVPPAPIDHVGVHRQVDGKFYVGAAPVAGRVNGETLLAVAKAAERAGSARVRLTPQQKLVVLDVPESEVPGLETELAELGLHTKPSPWRRSVMACTGLEFCKLAIVETKARALALVTDLEKRLADVQGDLENPVSVHLNGCPNSCARIQTADIGLKGQIVTDADGRQVEGFQVHLGGGLGLDAGFGRKLRGHKVVADELVDYVERVVRAYLDGREPGERFAQWAGRADESLLQ